In bacterium YEK0313, one genomic interval encodes:
- the moaD gene encoding Molybdopterin synthase sulfur carrier subunit, whose translation MKILYFAWVRERVGKAEETIVLPDEVRTVGDLIGHLAERGDEYAYAFENPKVIRAAIDQVHVKPSTPLAGAREVAFFPPMTGG comes from the coding sequence GTGAAGATCCTCTATTTCGCCTGGGTGCGCGAACGCGTCGGCAAGGCCGAGGAAACCATCGTCCTGCCGGACGAGGTCAGGACCGTCGGCGACCTCATCGGCCATCTTGCCGAGCGCGGCGACGAATATGCCTATGCCTTCGAGAATCCGAAGGTCATCCGCGCCGCCATCGACCAGGTTCACGTCAAGCCTTCGACGCCGCTCGCGGGCGCGCGCGAGGTCGCCTTCTTCCCGCCGATGACGGGCGGCTGA
- the sucD_2 gene encoding Succinyl-CoA ligase [ADP-forming] subunit alpha — translation MTVFLDRDTRVICQGMTGWAGTHHVARMMEYGTKVVGGVTPGKGGRSHLNLPVFDRVADARRATGANASILFVPPAHAASAMIEAIEAEMPLVVTVTERVPVLDMVRVRDALKGGRTTLVGANSQGILVPGIGKLGVMATGSERPGGVGIVSRSASLTSEVVAQISASGLGQSVTVGIGGDPIHGIGMRECLSLLLEDADTEAIVLIGEIGGTEEEEAAELIAGAGAAKPVVALIVGREAPPARRMGHAGTLALRGGGDAAAKIRALERAGARIAASPHLVGETVRQALAAH, via the coding sequence ATGACCGTCTTCCTCGATCGCGATACCCGCGTGATCTGCCAGGGCATGACCGGCTGGGCCGGCACCCACCATGTCGCGCGCATGATGGAATATGGCACCAAGGTCGTCGGCGGCGTCACGCCCGGCAAGGGCGGGCGTTCCCATCTCAACCTGCCGGTCTTCGACAGGGTGGCCGACGCGCGCCGCGCGACCGGAGCCAATGCGAGCATCCTGTTCGTGCCGCCGGCACACGCTGCGAGCGCCATGATCGAGGCGATCGAGGCGGAGATGCCGCTGGTGGTGACCGTCACCGAACGGGTGCCGGTGCTCGACATGGTGCGCGTGCGCGATGCCCTGAAGGGCGGCCGCACCACCCTGGTCGGCGCCAATTCGCAGGGGATCCTGGTGCCCGGCATCGGCAAGCTCGGCGTCATGGCGACCGGCAGCGAAAGACCCGGCGGGGTCGGCATCGTCTCGCGCTCGGCCTCGCTGACCAGCGAGGTCGTCGCCCAGATCAGCGCGAGCGGCCTCGGCCAGTCGGTGACGGTGGGCATCGGCGGCGACCCGATCCACGGCATCGGCATGCGCGAATGCCTGTCCCTGCTGCTCGAGGATGCCGATACCGAGGCCATCGTGCTGATCGGCGAGATCGGCGGCACCGAGGAGGAGGAGGCAGCCGAGCTGATCGCCGGCGCCGGCGCGGCCAAGCCGGTCGTCGCCCTGATCGTCGGCCGCGAGGCGCCGCCGGCCCGCCGCATGGGCCATGCCGGCACGCTGGCGCTGCGAGGCGGCGGTGATGCGGCGGCCAAGATCCGGGCGCTGGAACGGGCCGGCGCGCGGATCGCCGCGAGCCCGCACCTGGTCGGCGAAACGGTGCGCCAGGCGCTCGCCGCGCACTGA
- the ubiE_1 gene encoding Ubiquinone/menaquinone biosynthesis C-methyltransferase UbiE: MTVANAGQIDEWNGNSGRRWVEHQGWLDQRLAAFGAAALAAAAPRGGETVLDIGCGAGATTLDLVRAVVPSGRVTGVDISEPLLGRARERAVAAGLAADFIAADASHHEFPPGRFDLLFSRFGVMFFDDPVGAFRHLHGALKPSGRLAFVAWRAVAENDWFRLPLKAASAVLPPQPRPEPFAPGPFAFADRARVAAILAEAGFRETGFTPFDAPMLAGAGDDAVDAVMRQILRVGPVARLLAAEPDATARRAEDAIRTALEARREGDRLVLSGGAWIVTARA, translated from the coding sequence ATGACGGTTGCGAACGCCGGACAGATCGACGAGTGGAACGGCAATTCGGGCCGGCGCTGGGTCGAACACCAGGGATGGCTCGACCAGCGCCTGGCCGCCTTCGGCGCCGCGGCGCTCGCGGCGGCGGCCCCGCGCGGCGGCGAGACGGTGCTCGACATCGGCTGCGGCGCCGGCGCGACGACGCTCGATCTGGTCCGCGCGGTGGTGCCTTCCGGGCGCGTCACCGGCGTCGATATTTCGGAACCTCTGCTCGGACGGGCGCGCGAACGGGCGGTGGCCGCCGGCCTCGCCGCCGATTTCATCGCGGCCGATGCCAGCCATCATGAGTTTCCGCCCGGCCGCTTCGATCTCCTGTTCTCGCGCTTCGGCGTCATGTTCTTCGACGACCCCGTGGGCGCCTTCCGCCATCTGCACGGCGCGCTGAAGCCCTCCGGCCGGCTGGCCTTCGTCGCCTGGCGGGCGGTGGCCGAGAACGACTGGTTCCGCCTGCCTCTGAAGGCCGCCTCTGCCGTGCTGCCGCCGCAGCCGCGGCCCGAGCCCTTCGCGCCCGGCCCGTTCGCCTTCGCCGATCGCGCGCGGGTGGCCGCCATCCTCGCCGAAGCCGGCTTCAGGGAGACCGGCTTCACGCCGTTCGATGCACCGATGCTGGCCGGTGCCGGCGACGATGCGGTCGATGCTGTCATGCGCCAGATCCTGCGGGTCGGGCCGGTCGCCCGGCTGCTTGCCGCCGAACCCGACGCCACGGCGCGTCGGGCCGAAGACGCCATCAGGACGGCGCTGGAGGCGCGGCGCGAGGGCGATCGCCTGGTTCTTTCCGGCGGCGCCTGGATCGTCACCGCCCGCGCCTGA
- the dsbB gene encoding Disulfide bond formation protein B — MTASTLTHARNNPRLAAALLVGCGATATILGAYFFQYVIGLAPCPLCLEQRVPYYVAIPLAFALAVGAVLRLPPLVIRIGLLALALVMAWAAGLGIYHAGAEWGFWQGPTTCAQPSTLARTPADLMRQLRSGPPVVDCTVAAWRLFGISLAGWNALIATVLSLVALVGAARRDA, encoded by the coding sequence ATGACCGCAAGCACTTTGACTCACGCCCGCAACAATCCGCGCCTTGCCGCCGCGCTCCTGGTCGGTTGCGGCGCGACGGCGACCATCCTCGGCGCCTATTTCTTCCAGTACGTGATCGGTCTCGCACCCTGTCCGCTCTGTCTCGAGCAGCGCGTGCCCTATTATGTCGCCATTCCCCTGGCCTTCGCCCTCGCCGTCGGCGCCGTCCTGCGCCTGCCGCCGTTGGTCATCCGCATCGGCCTTCTCGCGCTGGCCCTGGTCATGGCCTGGGCCGCCGGGCTCGGCATCTACCATGCCGGCGCCGAATGGGGCTTCTGGCAAGGGCCGACGACCTGCGCGCAGCCCTCGACGCTCGCCCGCACGCCGGCCGACCTGATGCGGCAGCTGCGGTCGGGGCCGCCTGTCGTCGATTGCACGGTGGCTGCCTGGCGGCTGTTCGGCATTTCGCTGGCCGGCTGGAATGCGCTGATCGCGACCGTCCTGTCGCTGGTGGCCCTTGTCGGCGCGGCGCGCCGCGACGCCTGA
- the psdht gene encoding Phenylserine dehydratase, translating into MLTADDIKAAHARIAGHVRRTPTLALGPETFGLGLPLAMKLEYLQVTGTFKARGAFNTLLGTAMPAAGVCAASGGNHGIAVAHAAATLGIRARIFVPEISSPAKIARIRETGAELVVGGARYSDALAACEAYAADSGAYSVHAYNAFPTMAGQGTVGLEWEEDAAGGLDTVLVAVGGGGLISGIARWFDGRVKVVGVEPEGSRALAAALAAGGPVDVDVHSVAADSLGARNVLDHVYAVASRHVDSVVLVPDDAIVEAQRRLWLNLRVAAEPVSPPSSPAAIGRLRASGWACWPAAPMSISPASQPSSERRSATAPIRDRCSGPPRVRRQGNRATLTGRAMNRSGL; encoded by the coding sequence ATGCTCACAGCTGACGACATCAAAGCCGCCCATGCCCGCATCGCCGGCCATGTCAGGCGCACGCCGACCCTTGCGCTCGGCCCCGAGACCTTCGGCCTCGGCCTGCCGCTCGCCATGAAGCTCGAATATCTGCAGGTCACCGGCACCTTCAAGGCGCGCGGCGCGTTCAACACGCTGCTCGGCACGGCCATGCCGGCGGCCGGCGTCTGCGCCGCCTCGGGCGGCAATCATGGCATTGCGGTCGCCCATGCGGCCGCGACGCTCGGCATCCGCGCGCGCATCTTCGTGCCGGAAATCTCCTCGCCCGCCAAGATCGCGCGCATCCGCGAGACCGGCGCCGAGCTCGTCGTCGGCGGCGCCCGCTATTCCGACGCGCTGGCGGCCTGCGAAGCCTATGCGGCGGACAGCGGGGCCTATTCCGTTCACGCCTACAACGCCTTCCCGACCATGGCGGGCCAGGGCACGGTCGGCCTCGAATGGGAGGAGGACGCGGCCGGCGGCCTCGACACCGTGCTGGTGGCGGTCGGCGGCGGCGGCCTCATTTCCGGCATCGCCCGCTGGTTCGACGGGCGCGTCAAGGTGGTCGGTGTCGAGCCGGAGGGCTCGCGTGCGCTTGCCGCCGCGCTCGCCGCCGGCGGACCGGTCGATGTCGACGTCCATTCGGTGGCGGCCGACTCGCTCGGCGCGCGCAACGTGCTCGACCACGTCTATGCGGTCGCCTCCCGCCACGTCGACAGCGTCGTGCTGGTGCCCGACGATGCGATCGTCGAGGCGCAGCGCCGGCTCTGGCTCAATCTGCGGGTCGCCGCCGAGCCCGTCTCGCCGCCCTCATCGCCGGCAGCTATCGGCCGGCTCCGGGCGAGCGGGTGGGCGTGCTGGCCTGCGGCGCCAATGTCGATCTCGCCAGCCTCGCAACCCTCGTCTGAGCGGCGTTCGGCCACCGCACCGATCCGTGATCGGTGCTCCGGGCCGCCCCGGGTGCGCCGTCAGGGCAATCGTGCTACCCTGACAGGACGCGCCATGAACCGGAGCGGCCTTTGA
- the sucC_2 gene encoding Succinyl-CoA ligase [ADP-forming] subunit beta — protein MKIHEFQAKRLLTDYGLAVPEGAVAITAREAGEIAGRLGHRPVMVKAQIHAGGRKRAGAVRRAESPAEAEAAAEALIGRTIVTAQTGPAGATVRRVLVEAVVPAARELHLALLIDSSSGELVLIGSARGGEDIEERVSSGDVPLARVGLGTGREPRAEAVSAFVTGLGLAGAAHASGCRLVDGLRRAFVDRDASLIEINPLAVTATGELVGLDVKMVLDDNALFRHGDLAALRDEDETSLAELQAQRHQLNYIELGGDIGMVANGAGLGLATLDMVVAASGRPANFMDVRTTATSLDIAHGFRLLLDRPETKAILINVHGGGMQPCDTIAEGLGIAMRRTGRVLPLVVRLAGNNAEFARSRFRNFGCAIIECPDMWSAATKAVALARQDARRGA, from the coding sequence GTGAAGATCCATGAATTCCAGGCCAAACGCCTTTTGACCGATTACGGCCTTGCCGTGCCGGAAGGCGCGGTCGCCATCACCGCCCGCGAGGCCGGCGAGATCGCCGGCCGTCTCGGCCACCGCCCGGTCATGGTCAAGGCCCAGATCCACGCCGGCGGCCGCAAGCGGGCCGGCGCCGTCAGGCGCGCCGAAAGCCCCGCGGAGGCGGAAGCCGCAGCCGAAGCCCTTATCGGCCGCACCATCGTGACCGCCCAGACCGGGCCCGCCGGTGCCACGGTGCGCCGGGTGCTGGTCGAGGCCGTCGTGCCCGCGGCGCGCGAGCTGCACCTCGCCCTCCTCATCGATTCCTCCTCCGGCGAGCTCGTGCTGATCGGCAGCGCCAGGGGCGGCGAGGACATCGAGGAACGGGTGTCGAGCGGCGACGTGCCGCTCGCCCGCGTCGGCCTCGGCACCGGCCGCGAACCGCGCGCGGAGGCCGTTTCCGCCTTCGTGACCGGCCTCGGCCTCGCGGGAGCGGCCCACGCCAGCGGCTGCCGCCTGGTCGACGGCCTGCGCCGCGCCTTCGTCGATCGCGATGCCAGCCTGATCGAGATCAATCCCCTGGCCGTGACCGCGACCGGCGAACTTGTCGGTCTCGACGTCAAGATGGTGCTGGACGACAACGCCCTGTTCCGCCACGGCGACCTTGCCGCGCTGCGCGACGAGGACGAGACGAGCCTCGCCGAGCTGCAGGCCCAGCGCCATCAGCTCAACTATATCGAGCTCGGCGGCGATATCGGCATGGTCGCCAATGGCGCGGGCCTCGGCCTCGCCACGCTCGACATGGTGGTCGCGGCCAGCGGCCGGCCGGCCAATTTCATGGATGTGCGCACCACCGCCACCAGCCTCGACATCGCCCACGGCTTCCGCCTGCTGCTCGACCGGCCCGAGACGAAGGCGATCCTGATCAATGTCCATGGCGGCGGCATGCAGCCCTGCGACACCATCGCCGAGGGCCTCGGCATCGCCATGCGCCGCACCGGCCGCGTCCTGCCGCTTGTGGTCAGGCTCGCCGGCAACAACGCCGAATTCGCCCGCTCGCGCTTCCGCAATTTCGGCTGCGCGATCATCGAATGCCCGGACATGTGGAGCGCCGCGACCAAGGCGGTCGCGCTCGCCCGCCAAGACGCGCGCCGCGGAGCCTGA
- a CDS encoding HNH endonuclease yields the protein MTVAVSPRDLPVSASISPGSWPALVLNADYRPLSYYPLSLWSWQDTIKAVFLDRVSVVSFYEKAIRSPSFEMRLPSVVSLKTYVKPSRNPAFTRFNVFLRDKFRCQYCGDCNDLTFDHLVPRSKGGQTTWENVLAACSACNLMKGSKTLRESGMQLMQHPYAPTVQDLHRNGRLFPPNYLHESWMDYLYWDTELEP from the coding sequence GTGACGGTCGCCGTATCGCCCAGGGATCTGCCGGTCTCGGCCAGCATTTCCCCCGGTTCATGGCCTGCCCTGGTGCTCAACGCGGATTATCGCCCGTTGAGCTACTATCCCCTGTCGCTCTGGTCCTGGCAGGACACGATCAAGGCGGTGTTCCTCGATCGCGTCTCGGTCGTCTCCTTCTACGAAAAGGCCATCCGCTCGCCCAGCTTCGAAATGCGGCTGCCGAGCGTCGTATCGCTCAAGACCTATGTGAAGCCCTCGCGCAACCCGGCCTTCACGCGCTTCAACGTGTTCCTGCGCGACAAATTCCGCTGCCAGTATTGCGGCGACTGCAACGACCTGACCTTCGACCACCTGGTGCCGCGCTCCAAGGGCGGCCAGACCACCTGGGAGAACGTGCTGGCCGCCTGTTCGGCCTGCAATCTCATGAAGGGATCGAAGACCCTCAGGGAATCGGGCATGCAGCTGATGCAGCATCCCTATGCCCCGACCGTGCAGGACCTGCACCGCAACGGCCGGCTGTTCCCGCCGAACTACCTTCACGAAAGCTGGATGGACTATCTCTACTGGGATACCGAGCTGGAGCCCTGA
- a CDS encoding metal-dependent hydrolase produces the protein MPTRRTILGGFASIPFLAGAGALFAARANPYYTGPVSDHFDGSRFFDPHGAPPRSLGDLLRWQFGSDPRSRWPASWPLENVDVPPPRVEGDALRLAYVGHASWLMQTRGLNILFDPVWSDRFSPFTFIGPKRVNPPGIAFESLPKIDLVLVSHGHYDHLDLATLSRLAATHDPRVVAPLGQDSIIKAHDPAIRVEAHDWGDRVEIGNGMAVHLAPSRHWTARGLFDRNKALWAAFIVETPAGHVYHIGDTGYGDGHHFREAGRRFGGFRLAILPIGAYEPRWFMSDQHMNPDEAVQVMLDCGATRALAHHWGTVQLTNEPIEAPREGLAAALAARGLPADRFRAIRPGEAWDVPA, from the coding sequence ATGCCGACGCGCCGGACGATCCTCGGCGGTTTCGCCTCGATCCCGTTCCTCGCCGGCGCCGGCGCCCTGTTCGCCGCCCGCGCCAATCCCTATTACACCGGTCCGGTCTCCGACCATTTCGACGGCAGCCGCTTTTTCGATCCGCATGGCGCGCCGCCCCGCTCGCTCGGCGATCTCCTGCGCTGGCAGTTCGGCTCCGACCCGCGCTCGCGCTGGCCGGCGTCCTGGCCGCTGGAGAACGTCGACGTGCCGCCGCCGCGGGTCGAGGGCGACGCGCTGCGGCTCGCCTATGTCGGCCATGCCAGCTGGCTGATGCAGACGCGCGGCCTGAACATCCTCTTCGACCCGGTCTGGTCGGACCGCTTCTCGCCGTTCACCTTCATCGGGCCGAAACGCGTCAATCCGCCCGGCATCGCCTTCGAAAGCCTGCCGAAGATCGATCTCGTCCTGGTCAGCCACGGCCATTACGACCATCTCGACCTGGCGACGCTGTCGCGGCTCGCCGCGACCCACGACCCGCGCGTCGTCGCGCCGCTCGGCCAGGACAGCATCATAAAGGCGCATGACCCGGCAATCCGCGTGGAGGCGCACGACTGGGGCGACCGTGTCGAGATCGGCAACGGCATGGCCGTGCATCTGGCGCCGTCGCGCCATTGGACCGCCCGCGGGCTGTTCGACCGCAACAAGGCGCTGTGGGCCGCCTTCATCGTCGAGACGCCGGCCGGCCACGTCTACCATATCGGCGATACCGGCTATGGCGACGGCCATCATTTCCGCGAGGCCGGGCGCCGTTTCGGCGGCTTTCGCCTGGCGATCCTGCCGATCGGCGCCTATGAGCCGCGCTGGTTCATGAGCGACCAGCACATGAACCCGGACGAGGCCGTCCAGGTCATGCTCGACTGCGGCGCGACCCGCGCGCTCGCCCATCACTGGGGCACGGTGCAGCTGACCAACGAGCCGATCGAGGCGCCGCGGGAGGGCCTTGCTGCGGCGCTCGCCGCGCGCGGCCTGCCGGCCGACCGCTTCCGCGCCATCCGGCCGGGCGAGGCCTGGGACGTGCCGGCCTGA
- the pbpF_2 gene encoding Penicillin-binding protein 1F — MFFRFLRRAVLLATILAAAVLCATLVYTVVTPVSTLMAWRKVTGARVERVAVPLDNVSRAVPRALIASEDARFCAHWGVDWRELAAVLRNADGPGRGASTISMQVARNLFLWQGDSGPTAYLRKALEIPLALGIDLVWSKRRMMEIYLNIAEWGPGGEFGIEAGARRAYGKPAARLSPAEAAVLVSVLPNPIERDARRPGPAVRRKAAIVTRRAVIASTDCL; from the coding sequence ATGTTCTTCCGCTTCCTTCGGCGCGCCGTGCTTCTCGCCACGATCCTCGCCGCGGCCGTTCTTTGCGCAACGCTTGTCTACACCGTCGTCACGCCGGTCTCGACCCTCATGGCCTGGCGCAAGGTGACCGGCGCGCGGGTCGAGCGCGTCGCCGTACCGCTCGACAACGTGTCGCGGGCGGTGCCGCGCGCCCTCATCGCGTCGGAGGATGCCCGTTTCTGCGCCCATTGGGGCGTCGACTGGCGCGAGCTCGCCGCCGTGCTGCGCAATGCCGACGGTCCGGGGCGCGGCGCCTCCACCATTTCGATGCAGGTCGCCCGCAACCTGTTCCTCTGGCAGGGCGATTCCGGCCCCACCGCCTATCTGCGCAAGGCGCTGGAGATCCCACTCGCGCTCGGCATCGACCTCGTCTGGTCGAAGCGCCGCATGATGGAGATCTATCTCAACATTGCCGAATGGGGGCCGGGCGGCGAGTTCGGCATCGAGGCGGGCGCCCGCCGCGCCTACGGCAAACCCGCCGCCCGCCTGTCGCCGGCCGAAGCCGCCGTGCTGGTCTCGGTGCTGCCCAATCCGATCGAGCGCGACGCCCGCCGCCCGGGACCGGCCGTCCGGCGCAAGGCGGCCATCGTCACCCGGCGCGCGGTGATCGCCTCCACCGACTGCCTCTGA
- the iclR_1 gene encoding Acetate operon repressor: protein MAMIEQRKGRGRPRSLKAALAAGSVQALDRGLALLMVLAEEDGMTLTELSRRSGISASTVHRLLLTLETRGFVLHDTDRGHWLVGVGAFTIGSAFLRNRRIANMGRGTMRELMAATGETVNLGIEDNGEVVFISQVESHDTLRAFFRAGSRGAIHASGVGKAILAELPEPRVRQIVGARPLMRFTGHTRTEPAALMRELEESRLRGWALDDEERTVGMRCVAAPIFNEHGEVIAGVSISGPAVRVTVMKLDEFGPMVRRAADEITTSIGGRQPAR from the coding sequence ATGGCGATGATCGAGCAACGCAAGGGACGCGGCCGGCCGCGTTCCCTGAAGGCCGCGCTGGCGGCCGGCTCCGTGCAGGCGCTGGATCGCGGCCTGGCGCTGCTGATGGTGCTTGCCGAAGAGGACGGCATGACGCTGACCGAGCTCAGCCGCCGCTCCGGCATTTCGGCCTCGACCGTGCACCGGCTGCTGCTGACGCTCGAGACGCGCGGCTTCGTGCTGCACGACACCGATCGTGGCCACTGGCTCGTCGGCGTCGGCGCCTTCACCATCGGCTCGGCCTTCCTGCGCAACCGGCGGATCGCCAATATGGGCCGTGGCACGATGCGGGAGCTGATGGCCGCGACCGGCGAGACGGTCAATCTCGGCATCGAGGACAATGGCGAGGTGGTGTTCATCTCGCAGGTGGAGAGCCACGATACGCTGCGCGCCTTCTTCCGGGCCGGCAGCCGCGGCGCCATCCATGCCTCGGGTGTCGGCAAGGCGATCCTGGCCGAGCTGCCTGAGCCCCGGGTGCGGCAGATCGTCGGCGCCCGGCCGCTGATGCGCTTCACTGGCCATACCCGCACCGAGCCGGCCGCGCTGATGCGCGAGCTCGAGGAGAGCCGGCTGCGCGGCTGGGCGCTCGACGACGAGGAGCGCACGGTCGGCATGCGCTGCGTGGCGGCGCCGATCTTCAACGAGCATGGCGAGGTGATCGCGGGTGTGTCCATTTCGGGCCCGGCCGTGCGGGTGACGGTCATGAAGCTCGACGAATTCGGGCCGATGGTCCGCCGTGCCGCCGACGAGATCACGACCTCGATCGGCGGCCGGCAGCCGGCGCGCTAG
- the pgsA_1 gene encoding CDP-diacylglycerol--glycerol-3-phosphate 3-phosphatidyltransferase, with protein MPRVRRGGAFNIPNMLTYGRVVAVPLVAACLFAQVIYEGGLWLRWVALAIFAIAAITDYFDGYLARALSQQSAIGRMLDPIADKLLVGVVLLMLAADGTILGWSLWAAVIILSREILVSGLREFLAELRVSVPVTQLAKWKTTVQLVAVGFLIAGPAGDQVLPFVTQFGIGLLWIAALLTLYTGFDYFRAGVGHLIDEDER; from the coding sequence ATGCCTCGCGTGCGCCGCGGCGGGGCATTCAACATACCCAACATGCTCACCTACGGCCGGGTCGTCGCCGTGCCGCTGGTGGCCGCCTGCCTGTTCGCCCAGGTCATCTACGAGGGCGGGCTCTGGCTGCGCTGGGTAGCGCTCGCCATTTTCGCCATTGCCGCCATCACCGACTATTTCGACGGGTATCTCGCCCGCGCCCTGTCGCAGCAATCGGCGATCGGCCGCATGCTCGACCCGATCGCCGACAAGCTGCTGGTCGGCGTCGTGCTCTTGATGCTGGCGGCCGACGGCACCATCCTCGGCTGGTCGCTCTGGGCGGCGGTCATCATCCTCTCGCGCGAGATCCTGGTCTCGGGCCTGCGCGAATTCCTCGCCGAGCTCAGGGTTTCGGTGCCGGTCACCCAGCTCGCCAAGTGGAAGACCACGGTGCAGCTCGTCGCGGTCGGCTTCCTCATCGCCGGGCCCGCCGGCGACCAGGTCCTGCCCTTCGTGACGCAGTTCGGCATCGGCCTGCTCTGGATCGCCGCGCTGCTGACGCTCTATACCGGCTTCGACTATTTCCGCGCCGGCGTCGGCCACCTCATCGACGAGGACGAACGGTGA